The Aggregatilinea lenta genome includes a region encoding these proteins:
- a CDS encoding VanZ family protein, translating to MRRQQILAYFQNPLLRWALTLTWTAIAASLMLSPSGDGTTVTWVSKLFGGTETTDAIGHVIINTILAFLWCWTLSLYSGTGKTTRLVLFGGFIWCCGAESLQYFVPERGTSLLDLSANFLGVFVGLAIYRALDRYHPTLLGFVDRR from the coding sequence ATGAGAAGGCAACAGATCCTTGCTTACTTCCAGAACCCCCTGCTCCGCTGGGCGCTCACTCTTACCTGGACGGCCATCGCCGCATCACTAATGCTGTCGCCATCCGGCGACGGAACTACTGTGACATGGGTCTCGAAGCTCTTTGGCGGCACGGAAACCACAGACGCCATCGGACACGTCATCATCAACACGATTCTGGCGTTTCTGTGGTGCTGGACACTCAGCCTCTATTCCGGCACAGGAAAAACAACTCGGCTGGTTCTGTTTGGCGGCTTCATCTGGTGCTGTGGAGCGGAGTCTTTACAGTACTTTGTGCCTGAACGCGGAACGTCGCTGCTCGACCTCTCGGCGAACTTTCTGGGCGTTTTCGTGGGGCTGGCCATCTACCGAGCGCTAGACCGCTACCACCCTACTCTGTTGGGATTTGTGGACAGGCGCTGA
- a CDS encoding DegT/DnrJ/EryC1/StrS family aminotransferase, translated as MQKIPMSSPDITSIEIDALNQVLITRWLSLGPKIGEFEQAFAGYAHAKNAIAVNSGTSSLHLAMIAAGVSDGDEVITPSFSFIASANCVLYERGNPIFVDIDPETSNIDPNLIEEAITERTRAIIPVHAFGQPADMDPILEIARKYNLVVIEDACEAIGAEYKGRRAGTLGEAATFAFYPNKQMTTGEGGMIVTDNEEWANLFRSLRNQGRDIFDAWLNHTRLGYNYRMDEMSAALGLVQVQRIEELLANRDQVAAWYNERIDQIGGIRKPYIAETTTRMSWFVYVIRCQDGVDRNALMDYLQAHGIPSRPYFVPIHLQPFYQEKFGWKHGDLPNTEKAGDTFLALPFSGVMTKEQVDYVCDHLRDGIEVAQYSSVRNSATAD; from the coding sequence ATGCAAAAAATTCCCATGTCCTCACCGGACATCACGTCTATAGAAATCGACGCGCTTAACCAGGTTCTGATCACCCGCTGGCTCAGCCTAGGACCCAAGATCGGCGAGTTCGAGCAAGCATTTGCAGGTTATGCGCACGCGAAAAACGCTATCGCCGTCAACTCCGGTACAAGCAGTTTGCATCTCGCGATGATTGCCGCGGGTGTTAGTGATGGGGACGAGGTGATCACGCCTTCGTTTAGCTTCATCGCGTCGGCCAACTGTGTGCTATATGAACGTGGCAACCCCATTTTCGTAGACATTGATCCCGAGACCAGCAATATCGATCCCAATTTAATCGAGGAGGCTATTACCGAACGAACCAGGGCAATTATCCCTGTCCACGCTTTTGGGCAGCCCGCTGACATGGACCCGATCCTTGAAATCGCCAGGAAGTACAATCTGGTCGTGATTGAAGATGCCTGCGAGGCGATTGGCGCTGAATATAAGGGCCGCCGAGCGGGAACGTTAGGTGAAGCTGCGACATTCGCCTTCTACCCAAACAAGCAGATGACCACTGGCGAGGGCGGCATGATTGTCACGGATAACGAGGAATGGGCGAACTTGTTCCGCAGCCTGCGTAATCAGGGTCGTGATATCTTCGACGCTTGGCTAAACCACACTCGCCTCGGTTACAACTACCGCATGGATGAGATGAGCGCGGCGCTGGGTCTCGTGCAGGTGCAGCGTATCGAGGAACTGCTCGCCAATCGCGATCAGGTCGCGGCGTGGTATAACGAGCGCATTGATCAGATTGGCGGTATTCGAAAGCCCTATATCGCCGAGACAACCACGCGCATGAGCTGGTTCGTATACGTGATCCGCTGTCAGGATGGAGTTGATCGCAACGCGCTCATGGACTACCTCCAGGCACATGGCATCCCCTCCCGCCCCTACTTTGTGCCGATCCACCTTCAGCCTTTTTACCAGGAGAAGTTCGGCTGGAAGCACGGGGATCTGCCGAACACGGAAAAGGCCGGAGATACCTTTCTCGCCCTACCCTTTTCCGGTGTCATGACAAAGGAACAAGTGGATTATGTGTGCGATCATCTTCGTGATGGGATTGAAGTCGCGCAGTACTCAAGCGTGAGAAACTCGGCGACCGCTGATTAG
- a CDS encoding polysaccharide biosynthesis protein — protein MQQLLEGKHVLITGGTGSLGKILTRRLLSGELGTPTQVVILSRDEAKQHFMRLEYMQVDSATDEVIYRNFRNLLTFRIGDVRDFHSVSSALRGIDIVFNAAALKQVPTCEYFPYEAVRTNIEGPENIVRAIREFGLPVQTVVGISTDKACKPINVMGMTKAIQERVFIRANLDCLATRFICVRYGNVLASRGSVIPLFHKQIRSGGPLTITSREMTRYLMSLNEAVDIIFTALREANPGDTYVAKIPSARIVDLAEVLIGDRQVDVQVIGTRPGEKLHEILVSEEEVFRTVERGNYFAILPMLPELQVSGDEKRPLTEEYSSASHPLDKDGLYNMLKRHRLFVEDQPEFEKELLR, from the coding sequence CCACTCAAGTCGTGATTCTTTCCCGGGACGAAGCCAAACAGCACTTTATGCGGCTTGAGTATATGCAAGTGGATTCTGCTACCGACGAGGTTATCTACCGGAATTTCCGCAATCTCCTGACCTTCCGAATCGGTGATGTACGTGACTTTCATAGCGTCAGTTCTGCGTTACGTGGGATCGACATCGTGTTCAATGCAGCTGCGCTCAAACAGGTGCCAACGTGTGAATACTTTCCATATGAAGCTGTCCGTACAAATATTGAAGGCCCAGAGAATATTGTTCGTGCCATCCGCGAATTTGGGCTACCGGTACAAACAGTTGTTGGCATTTCAACCGACAAAGCCTGCAAGCCGATTAATGTTATGGGCATGACTAAGGCTATTCAGGAACGCGTTTTTATCCGTGCCAACCTAGACTGTCTCGCGACCCGTTTCATCTGTGTGCGTTACGGCAATGTGCTGGCTTCGCGCGGCTCAGTGATTCCGCTGTTTCATAAGCAAATCCGAAGCGGCGGTCCCCTCACAATCACTAGCCGTGAAATGACCCGTTACCTGATGAGTCTTAACGAAGCCGTCGATATTATCTTTACCGCGTTACGGGAAGCTAATCCAGGGGACACCTATGTCGCCAAAATTCCCTCCGCGCGGATTGTCGATTTGGCCGAAGTGCTTATCGGAGATCGTCAGGTTGACGTTCAAGTCATCGGAACACGCCCCGGTGAGAAGCTGCATGAGATTCTGGTCTCTGAGGAGGAAGTTTTTCGCACAGTCGAGCGCGGCAATTATTTCGCGATTCTTCCCATGCTGCCCGAGCTGCAGGTGAGCGGAGATGAAAAGCGGCCTTTGACGGAGGAGTACAGTTCTGCCAGTCACCCGTTGGACAAAGACGGACTGTATAACATGTTAAAACGCCACCGCCTGTTTGTAGAAGACCAACCTGAATTCGAGAAAGAACTGCTACGGTGA
- a CDS encoding sugar transferase, with translation MQQLHPILKRLIDIAAALVGLIVLSPLLLVMALLIWIKRGSPIFFRQQRPGLHGKPFTLLKFRTMTDARDAYGDLFPDAERLTSFGQFLRRTSLDELPELFNVLCGDMSLVGPRPLLMQYLDLYTPEQARRHEVRPGITGWAQINGRNALSWEEKFELDVWYVDHLCLWLDLKILTLTVWKVLRKEGISQEGYATMPEFSGPETYTHRE, from the coding sequence ATGCAACAACTCCATCCTATTTTGAAGCGATTGATTGATATTGCTGCGGCATTAGTTGGCTTGATAGTGCTTTCGCCTCTCTTGTTGGTTATGGCACTCTTGATTTGGATCAAGCGCGGCTCGCCCATCTTCTTCCGCCAGCAGCGACCCGGCCTCCACGGCAAACCCTTCACGTTGCTTAAATTCCGCACGATGACCGATGCGCGCGACGCATACGGCGACCTATTTCCCGACGCGGAGCGCCTCACCTCTTTCGGTCAATTCCTGCGCCGCACGAGCTTGGATGAACTCCCCGAATTGTTCAATGTGTTGTGCGGTGACATGAGCCTCGTGGGGCCCCGCCCGCTGCTGATGCAGTACCTTGATCTCTACACGCCGGAACAAGCCCGGCGCCACGAAGTCCGTCCGGGTATCACGGGATGGGCGCAGATCAACGGGCGCAACGCGCTCTCATGGGAAGAGAAATTTGAATTGGATGTCTGGTATGTGGATCACCTGTGTTTGTGGTTGGACTTAAAGATACTCACCCTAACCGTATGGAAGGTTCTTCGCAAGGAGGGGATCAGCCAGGAAGGTTATGCTACCATGCCTGAATTTTCTGGACCGGAGACATACACACACCGAGAATAA
- a CDS encoding glycosyltransferase family 4 protein yields the protein MRIVLLSQWCAPEPDVRVASLARELVKLGHEVTVLTGFPNYPHGRLYPGYRLKLWQHEELYGAKIVRVLLYPDHSQSKVKRVLNYFSFASFASILGPLMSGSIDVMWVYHPPLTVAIPALWISLLRRVPFVYGIMDMWPETLIATGMVRDGVGIRLLEKFAHFVYRHAAALTVVSPGFKDNLIQKGVSPERIHVIPNGADENIFRPVDRDPDLGEQYNLIGHFNILFGGNMGPAQSLEMAIEAAALLIDLPEVKFTFVGDGISVSDLKAQAAAKNLTNVQFVGQQPMAEMARFHSWADVLLVQLRDEPLFHITIPSKILAYLASGRPILCAVPGDGADVVREAKAGLICLPNDPRTLAAKVRELYLMPADERERMGQNGRRFFLEQFSSNVLVCKYEAVFNHVIQNKRNPQKK from the coding sequence ATGCGGATTGTGCTATTGTCACAATGGTGTGCACCTGAGCCTGATGTTCGTGTGGCCTCACTTGCTCGGGAATTAGTGAAGCTGGGACACGAGGTAACTGTGCTGACAGGTTTTCCCAACTACCCTCATGGACGTCTTTATCCCGGGTATCGTCTGAAACTCTGGCAGCATGAGGAATTGTATGGGGCAAAGATTGTTCGCGTGCTGCTGTATCCCGATCACAGTCAATCTAAAGTGAAACGAGTACTCAATTACTTCAGTTTTGCCTCATTTGCATCAATTCTAGGTCCTCTGATGTCAGGATCTATCGACGTTATGTGGGTCTATCACCCACCCCTCACGGTTGCAATACCCGCATTGTGGATTAGTCTGCTGCGGCGTGTACCGTTTGTTTACGGAATTATGGACATGTGGCCGGAAACTTTGATTGCAACCGGCATGGTACGTGACGGCGTGGGAATAAGGCTGCTAGAGAAATTTGCTCACTTCGTGTATCGTCACGCAGCTGCCCTTACGGTTGTTTCGCCTGGTTTCAAGGACAATTTGATTCAAAAGGGTGTTTCTCCGGAAAGGATCCATGTAATTCCCAATGGAGCAGACGAGAACATTTTTCGACCTGTGGATCGCGATCCCGACCTAGGCGAACAGTATAATCTTATAGGCCATTTTAACATTCTGTTCGGCGGCAATATGGGGCCTGCGCAAAGTTTAGAGATGGCCATCGAAGCCGCTGCATTGTTGATCGACCTGCCAGAAGTCAAATTTACTTTTGTCGGAGATGGCATATCGGTTAGTGATCTCAAAGCACAAGCCGCCGCTAAAAATCTGACCAATGTGCAGTTTGTCGGACAACAGCCCATGGCTGAAATGGCACGCTTTCACTCGTGGGCAGATGTTCTGCTGGTCCAGTTACGCGACGAGCCACTTTTCCATATCACAATTCCATCCAAGATCCTGGCTTATCTGGCCTCGGGGCGACCAATTTTGTGTGCTGTTCCAGGAGATGGGGCAGATGTAGTTCGAGAAGCCAAAGCAGGTCTAATTTGCCTCCCCAACGACCCCCGCACTTTAGCTGCTAAGGTCCGTGAGTTGTATTTAATGCCTGCGGATGAACGGGAAAGGATGGGACAAAATGGACGCCGGTTTTTCTTGGAACAGTTTTCTAGTAACGTCCTTGTTTGCAAATATGAGGCTGTATTCAATCATGTAATTCAAAATAAGCGTAATCCCCAGAAAAAGTGA
- the wecB gene encoding non-hydrolyzing UDP-N-acetylglucosamine 2-epimerase, translating into MKVITLFGTRPEIIRLSQVIKHLDQFCEQILVHTGQNYDPNLSDIFLRDLELRQPDVHMSIRGDNFAEQVSAIMQQAGALFREYQPDRVLILGDTNSGLAAVIAARMGIPVFHMEAGNRCYDNRVPEEINRRVIDHCSDILMPYTHRSKENLIREGIERQRIYVIGNPIFEVLENYAGLIVASGALEQYGIEKGEYFLVSLHRAENVDNPSRLTGLLTGLGQLADKYQLPIIVSLHPRTANKMDLFGLSSTSELVRMMTPMGFFDFVTLEKNARCVISDSGTVQEECSIFRIPNVTLRDVTERAETIEVGSNILSGGAPEDLLRAVDVVLRSSAEWIPPIEYTEKHVASTVAKIVLGYHRLLS; encoded by the coding sequence GTGAAAGTTATAACTCTTTTTGGAACTCGTCCGGAGATTATTCGCCTCAGTCAGGTTATTAAGCATCTAGACCAGTTCTGTGAACAGATTCTCGTTCATACTGGCCAGAATTATGACCCGAATTTGAGCGATATTTTTCTTCGTGATCTAGAACTGCGTCAGCCCGATGTCCATATGAGTATTCGCGGCGATAATTTTGCAGAGCAAGTCAGTGCGATTATGCAACAAGCCGGCGCGCTGTTTCGCGAGTACCAACCTGATCGTGTATTAATCTTAGGGGATACGAACAGTGGGTTAGCAGCGGTAATTGCCGCACGGATGGGTATTCCGGTATTTCACATGGAGGCGGGTAATCGCTGTTACGACAATCGCGTACCAGAAGAGATCAATCGCCGCGTGATCGATCACTGCAGTGACATTTTGATGCCTTATACGCATCGTAGCAAAGAAAACCTAATACGAGAAGGCATTGAGCGCCAACGAATTTACGTTATCGGGAACCCGATTTTTGAAGTGCTGGAAAATTATGCTGGTCTGATCGTGGCCAGTGGAGCACTGGAGCAGTATGGCATCGAAAAGGGTGAATATTTTCTAGTTTCTCTGCACCGTGCTGAGAACGTCGATAATCCTAGTAGGTTGACCGGCTTGTTGACCGGGTTAGGACAACTCGCCGATAAATACCAACTGCCGATAATTGTCAGTCTGCATCCCCGCACTGCCAACAAAATGGACCTTTTCGGCCTATCGTCTACGTCAGAATTGGTGCGCATGATGACACCGATGGGCTTCTTCGACTTTGTCACCTTAGAGAAGAATGCACGCTGTGTAATTAGTGACAGCGGCACTGTACAAGAAGAATGCAGCATCTTCAGGATTCCTAATGTGACGTTGAGAGATGTGACAGAACGTGCCGAAACCATTGAAGTGGGGAGCAATATCTTGTCCGGTGGCGCGCCAGAGGATTTGCTGCGAGCAGTTGATGTTGTGCTTAGATCGTCCGCCGAATGGATACCACCAATTGAGTACACTGAAAAACACGTTGCATCAACTGTCGCGAAAATTGTGTTGGGGTATCATCGCCTCCTTAGTTGA
- a CDS encoding acetyltransferase: MTPKQIAVYGGGGFAREVAWLVQSCNRDGDRYRVVCFIDDDTELHGTKLNGIPVVGLQEAYLQFPLANVVGGIGSPATREKTILKAAELGFEFEMVIHPSVERSEWVEFGEGAVICAGTILTTNIVLGRHVQINLDCTIGHDVQMDDFATLAPGVHVSGCVHIGKRAYVGTGAVIINGTQDAPLIIEDDAIIGAGACVTKHVPAGLTVVGVPAKPLLRG; encoded by the coding sequence ATGACACCGAAACAAATTGCGGTATATGGAGGGGGTGGATTTGCTCGCGAAGTTGCTTGGTTAGTGCAGTCATGCAACCGTGACGGCGATAGGTATCGAGTAGTCTGTTTTATTGATGATGATACGGAGTTGCATGGAACTAAATTGAACGGTATTCCGGTTGTTGGGCTGCAAGAAGCATACCTGCAGTTTCCGCTGGCGAACGTTGTGGGTGGAATTGGTTCCCCTGCGACTCGTGAGAAAACTATTCTGAAGGCGGCGGAATTAGGGTTTGAGTTTGAGATGGTGATTCACCCGAGCGTTGAACGAAGCGAGTGGGTTGAATTTGGCGAAGGGGCGGTTATTTGCGCCGGAACTATTCTAACGACCAATATCGTTCTGGGCCGGCATGTACAGATTAATCTTGATTGTACTATTGGGCACGATGTGCAGATGGATGACTTTGCAACACTTGCCCCTGGCGTTCATGTTTCGGGGTGTGTGCATATTGGAAAACGCGCATATGTCGGGACTGGCGCTGTGATTATCAATGGAACACAGGATGCCCCTCTTATTATTGAAGATGATGCGATTATTGGGGCTGGAGCATGCGTTACTAAGCATGTCCCGGCGGGTTTAACCGTTGTTGGCGTGCCCGCCAAACCCTTGCTACGAGGCTAA